The Nostoc sp. 'Lobaria pulmonaria (5183) cyanobiont' DNA window TAAGCTTGCAATCGCTCATGATATTGGTCGTCTATTTTGTTACTGCCGTGCTGTACGATTACGAAAACAAATCCAAGCGAATCCATAGTTGGCGGGCTACCACTTGAGAAGCACTGTTCATCTCCAAATATTCTATGGTGACTTTTCCAGGCAAGTAATGCAATACGCTTGGGTTAAGGCTAAAAACTAAAAATATGTTGGTCGTCTGAAATAATTAAAGCGATTATACCTCTGATATAGTGCCTTTTAGGTTGGAATGCAATGGCTAATTATCAGTAGGTGCGATGGAGTTTTGGACTGATTTAATTCATGAGTTCATACGTTTAAAGCCTGGTAAACTACCCTATTTTCATCAGGGTTTACGCGCTATATTTTTTATCCAGTCTGCTTTCTAGTACAGGTCGGCATAAATAAACAGACCATTTTAAATCACTGAAAAGCCTATTATGATAAGCTTTTTGACTTTTGACTTTTGACTTTTGACTTCCGCCTTGCGGTACTAGCCTCTTTGTCACCTCCAGGCAGAGCATATACGTACAGCAATTTAAATTTTGTGTTAATTACTACTGAACGGTAGAAAAATTCTACTTCGTTAGACATAGTATTGATAGCATTAGTTACTGAGCATTGGAATGATTTAATTTTTTTGATCAAAAAAATTATTATTAATTTTATACATTTTATACAAATTATACGCTATTAAAACATTGATTGAAACATGAGCTTTAACAACACGATGTTATAGTAAAAATTGTTAATAAAAATTATACTTATTAAGCCAAATAAAAGGTTTATCTTGGCGATGTGGTCATGAAAGCTAGTGGCTTTAATATATTAGTTGCTGCAATCAAAGCTGCTATACAAATCCGATTTGATTACTGAACTTAGTTGCGTGGTGCGCGTTCGCTTTGGCGCAGCCTCTCGTAGAGAAGCGTCTCGCACAGAAGCGCAGCGCCAGCGCGATAGGGAGGGAACTCTTAACTCGAAAGAAGGGAATTCATGTGTACCTAGCTTCGCAAGAATTAAATATAAGTCCTATGAGAGAGTTAGATACTTTGAAAGGTAATAGCACGTTCGCCGTTTTTGTGCCTAGTGATGAGACGTTTATTGAACTTCAAGGCAGCACACAATAGATTCACTACTTAAAGACATTTAAAAGCTTAAGAAAATCTCAATTTTGAAACTCTGATGCATATAAATAATAGATTTCCTACTCATCCTTCATTTCTACAAGGGCTACGAGTACTCCTTGTAGATAATGATGTCAATTTCTGCAATTCGTTCACGCCGATGTTGCAATCCTATGGTGTGAGCGTGCAAGCGGCATTTTTAGGAGAGCAAGCTCTGAAAATCTTTATGGAATGGCAACCTGATGTCCTCTTAAATAGTATTTCCTCGCCAAAGGAGGATGGCTATGCTCTGATTCACCAAGTGAGAACACTTACGGGAGAACGAGGCAAAGTAGTGCCAGCGATCGCTCTGACAGGCGCTGTAACTGAAGATATGTATCAACGTGCTCTTTTAGCTGGGTTTAGTTTATGCTTTGCTAAACCGATAGTTGTTGACGATTTCGTTTCTGTGCTTGGCATTTTAGCACTTGCAAATAATCCTCATTTACGCTCATGCTAAATAGTTCTAATTAATGTCTTATATCTAGTAGTCTAAGTTTTGAGAAGTAATGATCTGGGTCATTTATTGGTGGGGATAATTCTTTTTCAAATGCTACTAATCAACTTGATAAACGATAGAATTAATCTCAGGAGTTATCAAATATATCTTTTAACTCAATTAGTTTTGCTTTTGAGTGGCGGAATTATTGGTATTGGATTTATTCTAGCTTCTTATTTCTTGGCAGTGACTTGGGTTTAGAAAACTTAAATGGTTGATAGTTTATATTTTGGGAATATAGGACTCCTGTTTGATTGCGTGAAAAAAATCGGTATAACTCGAAAAGGCTGATTCCCTACTCCCTACTCCCTACTCCCTGCCTATCGCGCTGGCGCTGCGCTTCTGTGCGAGACGCTTCTCTACGAGAGGCTGCGCCAACGCGAACGCGCACCACCCAAAGCAGCCTTAATTTATTTAATTTATACTCAAACTATTATTAAATACAAGGTAAGTAAGTAAACTGAACTTAAAATATAAACCTTAGCTGCCAAACCATTGCAGTGCAAAACTTCATCCTATGACATCGGATCAATCCTCTGAGCAACCTGTATCTGAATCTACCGCTAATGAAGCGTTCGACATAGAGCAGCAAGACATGGCAAAAGCTTTATTTCCCATCGTTGGCATTGCCGCCTCTGCGGGTGGATTAGAGGCATTTACGCAGGTACTCAGGCATTTGCTTACTGATACAGGGATGGCATTTGTACTGATTCAACACTTAGATCCTAACCACAAGAGTCTGTTGAGCGAGATTCTGGCAAGAACAACTAAAATGCCTGTCAGGGAAGTGCAATCCGGGGTGACTGTAGAACCAAACCAAGTCTACATTATTCCGCCTAACACTAAGATGATCTTGTCTGGTGGGGTGTTGCAACTCACGCCGCGAGAGAAAGTTCAGGGTAAATATATGCCTGGTGATGCGTTCTTTACTTCATTGGCAGCAGATCGAGGGCACAAAGCGATCGCAGTGGTTTTATCTGGGGCGGATGGAGACGGTTCACTGGGGCTAAAGGCAATCAAGGAAGCTGGAGGGGTGACTTTTGCTCAGTGTGAAGACACGGCCAAATTCGATAGTATGCCCAATACTGCTGTTGCCACAGGGAATGTCGATTTTGTGCTGCCGCCTCAAAAAATTGCCGAGGAACTGGTAAACCTCAGTCGCAATCCTTTTATTTCTAACTTATTGCCACCGATCGCGATTGAGAAGTTGCCCGAACAGGGGGATGCCCTGGCGACTATATTTGTGTTGTTGCGATCGGCAACTGGCGTTGACTTTAGCCACTACAAGCCCAACACCCTCGATCGCCGAATCCAGCGCCGAATGCTGTTGTATAAACTAGAACGCTTGGAGGATTATGCCGAGTATTTGCAAGAGAATCCGGGTGAAGTCAAAGCGCTCTATGAAGAAATTCTGATCCACGTCACCTATTTTTTCCGCGACCCTGAAGCATTTCAACTCTTGAAAGAGCGAGTTTTTCCCACTATCATCCAAAATAAGTCGGCATTGCCATTTCGGATTTGGGTCTCTGGGTGTTCCACGGGCGAAGAAGTGTATTCGATCGCCATCTGCTTGCTAGAGTTTTTGTCGGATAAAGTCACCCCACCGCCGATCCAGATTTTTGCCACAGACATCAGCGAGATAGCGATTGACAAAGCAAGATCAGGCATTTATGTAGAGAATCAAATGATGGAAGTCTCACCAGAGCGCCGCCGCAGATTCTTTAATGCCCTTGAAGGCGGTGGGTATCAAATTAGTAAAACTGTGCGCGAACTGTGTGTGTTTGCCCGACAAGACTTGGGTAGCGACCCCCCTTTTTCCAACTTAGATTTAATTAGCTGCCGGAATGTATTGATTTACTTGGACGAAACGTTGCAAAAACGGATACTGCCCATCTTCCATTACAGTCTCAACCCGACTGGCTTTTTACTGCTAGGAACTTCAGAAAGCACAGGTAAATATTCGGAGTTATTTACTCCCATTGACAAAAAGTATAAAATTTATGCCAAGAAGCTAACTGCAAATCGTCCAATTCTATCGTTCGTTACCAGCAATTATCCGATGGTAAAAGTGGATGAACCCAAGCTCACCAATGAGAATTCATCAGATGAGTTTGATTTAGAGAGAAAAACTGACCAACTGATCTTGAATCGCTATGCCCCAGTGGGTGTAGTAATCAACAACAAGATGGAGGTGCTGCAACTTCGGGGAGAAATCGATCTCTACCTAAAACTTGCACCTGGAAAACCGAGTCTCAACTTATTTAAAATGGTGCGCCAAGGCTTGCTCGGAGAGCTACGCGCTACAGTTTATCAGGCACAACGGCAAAAAATTCTAGTTAAAAAGCAAGGATTACGAATTGAAGAGGGCGATCTTTCAAGAATCATCAATCTTGAGGTGATTCCATTCAAGCCTTCGACCAACGAAGAATTCTACTTTTTGGTTTTATTTGAAGAAGCCCCACCCACAGTTAACAATCTCAGCACGGTAAATCCTGAGAGCCAAGAGCAGCCAGACTTAGAGCGAGAGATTGTTCGGCTAAAGCAAGAAATAGCAAACGCCAATCAAGAGAGGGCCGCAACTCAAGAATATCTGCAAGCGGTGATCCAAGAGCAGGAACACATCAATCAAGACCTGAAAGTTGCTAATGAAGAAATCCTCTCCAGCAATGAAGAGTTGCAAAGCACCAATGAAGAGCTAGAAACTGCTAAAGAAGAGATTCAGGCAACCAACGAAGAACTTAACACAACTAATGAAGAACTTCGCTCTCGAAATCTGGAATTACACCAACTTAACAACGATCTGACGAATTTGCTTGCCAGTATCAATATTCCTATTTTGATATTGACTTCGGACTTACGGGTTCGACGTTTTACGCCAATGGCACAACGGCTTTTCAATTTAATTCCCGCCGATGCTGGACGACCTTTGAGCGATATCAGAGCCAATCTGAATATTCCTGACTTAGAACCTCTAATTTTGGAGGTACTTGACACACTCAGCATCAAAGAATTAGAAGTCCAAACTCTAGGGGGACATTGGTACAACCTCCGCATCCGTCCTTATCGCACCACAGAAAACCAGATTGACGGTGTAGTGTTGGTGTTAACAGATATTGATGTTCTCAAACGCACTGCTACAACCTTAGAACAAGCCCGGAATTACGCTGAAGCAATTGTGGAGACGGTACAAGTGCCGTTAATCGTGCTTGATTCTGATTTCCGGGTGAACAAAGCCAATCGCTCGTTTTATGAAACATTTCAGGTTTCACCATCAGAGACAACGCAATCTCTGATTTTTCAACTAGGGAATGGTCAGTGGAACCTACCTGGACTACAACAGATCCTAGAAGACATTCTCGCCAACGATACCACTATTCAAAACTTAGAGGTAGAGCATCGTTTTGAGCAGATTGGGCAGAAAACCATGCTGCTCAATGGTTGGAAAATTATTCAACAGGGAGAGTCTCAAAGGATTTTGCTGGCGATTGAAGATATTAGCGATCGCAAACAGTTTGAGTTAGAGCGATTGCATATAATAGCACAGGAGCAGTCAGCCCGTCAAGAGGCGGAAACTGCCAACCAAGCTAAAAATGAATTCCTATCGAACCTCTCCCATGAACTTCGTAACCCGCTCAATACTATACTCGGCTGGGCGCAACTTTTCCACACCCGCGATTTAGATTCTTCAGCAGTCACTCGTGCCTGGGAAGTGGTGGAGCGGAGTGCTAAAGTACAAGCTCAGTTAATCGATGATATGCTGGATGTCTCACGGATTACGAGCGGAAAGCTTCATTTAAACACTCGTCTAATCGATCTAGTTTCAGTAGTGGATGCCGCGATTGAGTCTATGGAATTTTCCGCAGAGGCAAAAAACATTCAAATTATTTCACAGCTGAACTCGGCGACAGTTGTCGGAGATTTTGACCGTTTACAGCAAGTTCTGTGGAATTTACTTTCTAACGCGATTAAGTTCACTCCAGCCGATGGACGAGTGGGAATTATCCTCGAAGCTGTATATAGTCACGCTGAAATTCGAGTCAGCGACACAGGAATTGGCATCCCGGCAGACTTGCTGCCATATATTTTTGAGCGCTTCCGCCAAGGAGATTCCAGCAGCAGCAAAACGAGTCAGGGACTTGGATTGGGCTTGTCAATCGTCCGTCATCTTGTCGAACTTCACGGTGGAACAGTTCAAGCGCAAAGTCCAGGCGAGGGACAAGGAACCACAATCATCATCAGGCTGCCTCTGCGCTCAATACCACCGGAAATTACACCGCCAACTTATTTAGAGCCGAGCCTTTTATCAGAGACTCCAGATATATTAGATGGTAAAAATCCATCCCTTACCCTTGAAGGGTTATGCATCTTGGCTGTAGACGATCAAGCGGATAACCGTGACTTAATCAAGTGGATGTTAGAAGACTTCGGGGCTGAAGTAGTGGTTGTGACATCGGCAAGGGAAGCGATCGCTGCTCTAACTGAATCTCCTGGCAGATACGATCTGCTTCTAGCAGATATTGGGATGCCAGAGGAGGATGGTTTCTCCCTGATTCGTCAGGTTAGAGAGCTTGAGGCTGAAGCTGGGGGACAAATTCCAGCAGCAGCAATCACTGCCTATGCTAGCGAACAAGAGCAGCAAAAGGTGATTGATGCTGGTTTCCAAATGCATCTAGCTAAACCCATTGAACTGACTAAATTGGTATTGATGATTACAAATTTGAGTGGACTCCGAGTCAGATGAATGAGCGCTGTTTTTGTCCTTGATTAAAACCAGACATCTGTTAGTTATTTCTAATAACTAAGATAGCGAGCAGAGAGCGTGACTTAATCGCTCTAAAGAAACACACAGGGTGTGAAATTGAGCATAAGAAATTAAATTTTCAATGCTATCCCTCTGGGTGGCTGCTCGAATTAAAATTTCAAAAATATTTCTTTGTTCACACTTACCTTGAGTCTGAATTGGAATGTTTTCAGTTAAACAGTTAACCACTTCATTCAAAGTTTTACTATCAGTTAGAACTGGGGTAATTGCAGTCATAGCTCAACCAGATATTTCTCTGGTTCAATTTTCTCGCAACTCTTTGACAAATTCTCTGTAATCACACCAGAATGATATTCTGCTGCTAAATTTGCTCTTACGCTTGGCTGATTTATTAACTTTACTTATGTCACAAGATCAACTCAGTCATTCAACACTGACATTTAAAATCACTAACTTTCAACGAAAGTTCACTTAGACAGGTAATCATCACAGAGCGATCGCAGAAGTTTTCGGTCTACTGAATTTAACTATATTGTAATCAGCAAGTAACCTATCTAGTAATTGAGTCTATAGCGGCGCATTTTCTAATCAATCTGTTACGGATAATTAGTTTAAGATAGTGTTGTTAAAAATCATGTTTGAATAAACGTTTTAATTACGTATAAATTGTCTAATTTGCATCTAAAACATTCAATAGTTATAGATAATTTCTGACATTTTTACTTAAAAAGATACAAAACATATTTAATTTATTCAACTAAAACAGAAAGTATCAACTATGAATTGAGGACTTTTACGCATGACTGCAACCTTGATGAAGGTGCCTAAGTTTCGTAATACCCAATGGGTGAGTTTTGTTGGTGGAGAAGGAATTGTACGCAGCTACACACCTGAATGTGGTACATGGACGTATCTCATTGAGATGGCATTAGAGCTAGAGCCTAACTTTGGCAGAGTTGGTGCAGAAACGATGATACTCCTCACTGAGGCAGATTTGCGGACGACATAAGCAAGCTTTTGACAAGGCTACAACCTAGTACCGCAAGGCAAAAGTCACGCATAATTGTATTTCGGGCTTTTACACCATTTGAAATGGTATGTTTACTTACGCCGTGCTGTACTAGTAGTCTGTCAATAAATAATTGACGAATAAATTTTCTGTAGAGACGACGATTTATCGCGTCTCTCCAACTGTCAAAATGGGTTTCGTAAATATGCTCCCGACTTGGCACACGATCCGTTTTACTCCTGGCTAGATTGCATTCAATGACTTTCTAAATATGTTCTTAAACATTTGGAAACTTTTAGCAGCCGAGTAGCCGCGTGTCATATTTTGTTAAGGAATTATCATGAGACAACTTGTTATTGCTGAACGCGTAAGCCTTATTGGTCATATCGTGTCAATGGTATTTGGATTGGTAGGGATGTTACTGGTTGTACCTAATGCCCAAGTAATTTTCGACTTATCCGAGGTTGGACAAACTGCTATGCAATGGAGTATGGCAGAAGGCGGTGTAGTTTATATGATTTTAGGTGCAGCAGGTGTTTTCTTGTATGCCACGCGGACTTTGGGTTTAGGTCGCGCTTTGGCATTTCTGTTGCCATCTGTATTTATTTCTCTAGGAAGTGAATTACTAGGAACCAGTACTGGTTTTCCATTTGGTCATTATAGTTACCTAAGCGGTTTAGGTTATAAGATTGCGGGTTTAGTCCCATTTACAATTCCCTTGTCGTGGTTTTATTTGGGATTTGTTTCTTACCTACTGGCACGTGCAGGTTTTGGAAGGGGACAAAAAACCCACCTTGTGGCGTCATATAAGTGCGATCGCTTTGGGTGCTTTGTTACTAACCTCCTGGGATTTTGTTCTCGATCCGGCAATGAGTCAAACTTCCCTGCCCTTTTGGTATTGGCAACAACCAGGCCCCTTCTTTGGAATGCCTTACCAAAACTTTGCGGGGTGGTTGGGTACTAGCTCGGTATTTATGACTGTGACTGCACTGTTGTGGAGAAATAATCCAATTAGCTGGGAGCGATCGCAACTTAATATACCTTTTGCAGTTTATTTAAGTAACTTTGGTTTTGCTACAGTCATGAGCTTAACAGCTGGATTCTTTGTACCCGTGTTGCTAGGCTTGTTGCTGGGTGTAACTCCCGCAGTGCTGCTGTGGTTGAAAGGCTCATCTACACCTGTCCAAGTTCTCATGGAAGCACCAGAAATCTCTGTAGCTAGGGTCAAAGTTGCAGCGAAATGAAAGGGCATTGGGCATTGAGTACAAGAGGCAGAGGAGTAAAAGGGCAGAGGGGAAAGACTTACTACAACTTTTCCTCTGCTCCCCTGCTCCCCCAGTCCCTAATTCCCTGCCATTTTCGCTGGGAGAGTTCTTTTATCGGCAACAACAAACTAGCTTCAATCTCCTGGCGCACAACGCCTGTTACCTCACAGTTGCTATTGAGGCAATCGATAAGCAACTGATTGGCATCGTAATATTGTTGCAATACTTGTTGTTGCTGTGGGCTGAAGTGCCAGTGATGCTGAATGTTTCGATGCTTGGCGATCGCAGTTTTTAACTGTTCCATCCAAGCAGGATAACTTGTTTTCCACGATGTCTGAATCCTTTCTCTACTTTGTTCTGGATCGGGCAGTAGGTCTTTAAGTTGTTGTAAAGCTTGATGTAAGCCAGCATCTTGAACAATTGCTAAAGCACTACTCAGAGCATCGTTGCACCCATAGACATCGGCAAAATTAGATTTGCATTCCATTACTAGGTTATCTAATGCCGCATCCAAAAAAATATCTCGATCGAAGATGCAGACAAGGGCAAAGTACGGGGAAAGGTGAGGAGTCTTAGCCAAGGCAAGATAAAACGCCCGAATTGCAGCAGACTCAGGAGCAGCAAGAGATTTTTGACTTGCCCAAGTTAAAAATTTTTGCAAATATGGATCTTGAGCCGTTAGCGCATCAACTTCTTGCTTCATCAACTGCACCAGAAAATCTGCATTCCGTAGCATAGCAACCGTTAACAAAAAGATTTCACGCCACCTGGGTTCAGTAATATGAGTCACCAGACGTTCTAACGGTTGTTTTAATGCTTGTAAATTATAACTGGCAACGATTTTTCGAGCAGTCAGGTATTCTTGAAACGTCAAATAAGAGAAAGAGAAAATCCCCCGCACTCTTTCTGCTAGCAATCCATGTTGCAACTCTATCGCCTGAAGTACCCCTTGACTATCTAATTCCAATTCCTCTGGTTCTGTGGAAGCATTCGGCAAATCACCGATATAATCGCTAATGTATTGCTCAACAATGCGTTGTTCAAAAAAGTAATTACCCTGCTCAAATGTCGCGTTAGCAACCTGACTCAGCAACTTAAGTTTTTGTGGTAATGAAAAACCTTGGTATACTTCATCCCGCTCAATTGCTTTAGTTTCGTCCCATTTGCCCAGGAGCAGGTCTAAACACTGCTTATAAAACGCAGCTTTTTGGGTTGGAAATTTGTTCTGGTGATGAAAAACGCAGCAGGCGAGATGCAAAAACAAGGGAGTGACAGCAAGTCTCCGAAATTGTAAATTTTCGGGTAAATCTAGTTTCTCAATAAACTCAAATGCCTGTTCTTGTTTATCCTGGATGTTCGTTTTCGTAACTGCTGTAAACCACTTCTGAGCAAAAGCAACAATTTTATCTTGACTAAAAGGGGCAATTTCAACATCTGTAAAGCGTCTGAGGTTGAAAGCTTTAGCTGCGGTGCGGCAGGTGACGACAAACATATTCTTTTGATACTTTTCAGATAGTCTGCGAATCTCATTGACGACACCGATGCTCTGTTGATGGAGTACTTCATCTAATCCATCCAGCAATAGCAACACTCTGCCCTCTAACAACAAAGTTTCCAGCATAGATGGGTCTGGAATTCCACAGGTGAGGAATTCTTTGCAAATATAGTTGAGTAAATTGAACTCCCCCGCTTCTCTAGATTCGTCCGCAAAATCTCTTAAGGTGACAAAAATAGTCACCCGATTTGCAGCAAATCTACCTCGGTTGCATTGAATCGCCAGATGTTGTAAAAAAGTGGTTTTACCTGCTCCCGGTTTACCCAACACCCGCAGCTTTGAGTAAATTTCAACTGCTGTGATCCCCGCGATTTGTGTCTGGGATACTTCACCTAAACCAAAGCGATCAAATTCTTTTGATGTAAACTTTTGTAAATCAGCAAACTCTAACCACTGAAAGCTGGCAATTTCCTCTAAAATGTTGACATCGATGTAAATGTCGTCTATTTTAACGGGACGATTAATATCTAATAACTGCAAAGTGCCGCACTGGTCTTGAATTTTGTCGAAGCGTTGCGATCGCACTTGTTGTACTAAAGCATCAATATCTAAGAATTTAGCAGCACTAAGTTCTTTTGATTCAGGGAATTCTTCTGGAGGATTAGCCGCAATCTCCCGCCAACTCAACGACAACACAGAACAAATTTCTATAAAGATATGACGCTCAACTGGACGCCCACTAAAAAATCGCCAAATTGGTTGGCGAGTCTTTAAGTGGACTTCAAAAGCCAAATAGTCTTGTGTCCACCCCTTATGAGCGAACGCTTTTTTAGCTTGTTCAATCCCAGCGAGGGATGCCTGGAGCGCTCGCTTGACCATAGGAGTTTACACACATCAAACAATAATTATTCAATTTGACATTATTGCTACATTCAGTTTCGGAACTACTTAGAAAATAAGTTAGTTATTTTTGCTATTTTTAAATACTAATGATTTCATTTAAAGCATCTTCAGCCAATATCCTGTGATTGTATTATTCTCAGTAAAAATTTAAATGTTAAAGTATTTTTTACTACTTTATGTTTAATGTTATA harbors:
- a CDS encoding response regulator, translated to MHINNRFPTHPSFLQGLRVLLVDNDVNFCNSFTPMLQSYGVSVQAAFLGEQALKIFMEWQPDVLLNSISSPKEDGYALIHQVRTLTGERGKVVPAIALTGAVTEDMYQRALLAGFSLCFAKPIVVDDFVSVLGILALANNPHLRSC
- a CDS encoding chemotaxis protein CheB produces the protein MTSDQSSEQPVSESTANEAFDIEQQDMAKALFPIVGIAASAGGLEAFTQVLRHLLTDTGMAFVLIQHLDPNHKSLLSEILARTTKMPVREVQSGVTVEPNQVYIIPPNTKMILSGGVLQLTPREKVQGKYMPGDAFFTSLAADRGHKAIAVVLSGADGDGSLGLKAIKEAGGVTFAQCEDTAKFDSMPNTAVATGNVDFVLPPQKIAEELVNLSRNPFISNLLPPIAIEKLPEQGDALATIFVLLRSATGVDFSHYKPNTLDRRIQRRMLLYKLERLEDYAEYLQENPGEVKALYEEILIHVTYFFRDPEAFQLLKERVFPTIIQNKSALPFRIWVSGCSTGEEVYSIAICLLEFLSDKVTPPPIQIFATDISEIAIDKARSGIYVENQMMEVSPERRRRFFNALEGGGYQISKTVRELCVFARQDLGSDPPFSNLDLISCRNVLIYLDETLQKRILPIFHYSLNPTGFLLLGTSESTGKYSELFTPIDKKYKIYAKKLTANRPILSFVTSNYPMVKVDEPKLTNENSSDEFDLERKTDQLILNRYAPVGVVINNKMEVLQLRGEIDLYLKLAPGKPSLNLFKMVRQGLLGELRATVYQAQRQKILVKKQGLRIEEGDLSRIINLEVIPFKPSTNEEFYFLVLFEEAPPTVNNLSTVNPESQEQPDLEREIVRLKQEIANANQERAATQEYLQAVIQEQEHINQDLKVANEEILSSNEELQSTNEELETAKEEIQATNEELNTTNEELRSRNLELHQLNNDLTNLLASINIPILILTSDLRVRRFTPMAQRLFNLIPADAGRPLSDIRANLNIPDLEPLILEVLDTLSIKELEVQTLGGHWYNLRIRPYRTTENQIDGVVLVLTDIDVLKRTATTLEQARNYAEAIVETVQVPLIVLDSDFRVNKANRSFYETFQVSPSETTQSLIFQLGNGQWNLPGLQQILEDILANDTTIQNLEVEHRFEQIGQKTMLLNGWKIIQQGESQRILLAIEDISDRKQFELERLHIIAQEQSARQEAETANQAKNEFLSNLSHELRNPLNTILGWAQLFHTRDLDSSAVTRAWEVVERSAKVQAQLIDDMLDVSRITSGKLHLNTRLIDLVSVVDAAIESMEFSAEAKNIQIISQLNSATVVGDFDRLQQVLWNLLSNAIKFTPADGRVGIILEAVYSHAEIRVSDTGIGIPADLLPYIFERFRQGDSSSSKTSQGLGLGLSIVRHLVELHGGTVQAQSPGEGQGTTIIIRLPLRSIPPEITPPTYLEPSLLSETPDILDGKNPSLTLEGLCILAVDDQADNRDLIKWMLEDFGAEVVVVTSAREAIAALTESPGRYDLLLADIGMPEEDGFSLIRQVRELEAEAGGQIPAAAITAYASEQEQQKVIDAGFQMHLAKPIELTKLVLMITNLSGLRVR
- a CDS encoding NACHT domain-containing protein gives rise to the protein MVKRALQASLAGIEQAKKAFAHKGWTQDYLAFEVHLKTRQPIWRFFSGRPVERHIFIEICSVLSLSWREIAANPPEEFPESKELSAAKFLDIDALVQQVRSQRFDKIQDQCGTLQLLDINRPVKIDDIYIDVNILEEIASFQWLEFADLQKFTSKEFDRFGLGEVSQTQIAGITAVEIYSKLRVLGKPGAGKTTFLQHLAIQCNRGRFAANRVTIFVTLRDFADESREAGEFNLLNYICKEFLTCGIPDPSMLETLLLEGRVLLLLDGLDEVLHQQSIGVVNEIRRLSEKYQKNMFVVTCRTAAKAFNLRRFTDVEIAPFSQDKIVAFAQKWFTAVTKTNIQDKQEQAFEFIEKLDLPENLQFRRLAVTPLFLHLACCVFHHQNKFPTQKAAFYKQCLDLLLGKWDETKAIERDEVYQGFSLPQKLKLLSQVANATFEQGNYFFEQRIVEQYISDYIGDLPNASTEPEELELDSQGVLQAIELQHGLLAERVRGIFSFSYLTFQEYLTARKIVASYNLQALKQPLERLVTHITEPRWREIFLLTVAMLRNADFLVQLMKQEVDALTAQDPYLQKFLTWASQKSLAAPESAAIRAFYLALAKTPHLSPYFALVCIFDRDIFLDAALDNLVMECKSNFADVYGCNDALSSALAIVQDAGLHQALQQLKDLLPDPEQSRERIQTSWKTSYPAWMEQLKTAIAKHRNIQHHWHFSPQQQQVLQQYYDANQLLIDCLNSNCEVTGVVRQEIEASLLLPIKELSQRKWQGIRDWGSRGAEEKL